From a single Porites lutea chromosome 10, jaPorLute2.1, whole genome shotgun sequence genomic region:
- the LOC140951142 gene encoding uncharacterized protein: MTDTRGAQRRCDKMSHQLKRFYIFNCDNTYKLEIVENFLLQVEEKYGFKISIDRLNFGLQRMVEVCENTLPKLVMDVAVFVVHANESRLSINEDNAGIGYARFYRALLQKTDDNVLIVIGGDSYYRDENEEARSVISRWARRKVASQFSEEYTDGRQSFIFSWDEKHRMIHEEAMRHFLDPGKRGSKFEYTPPRPLPKPIEPKATQPLPKPIPPVIPQQRLSKPKTPVITFAGRNVRQESSLVESDTEILIQNDEEVIYGATSSVSSGRSAGVETETVLLETKVRYGEISYNDEDVLQRKDGWRPSERQRSIVMEDLKPYAVRTVKFFRTGGDPAVKFSYDKRTLPRLAIRGYNCCLIFCWCMFKECMIPCFLYLVRCLGFLWGWCSDRFRGS, encoded by the exons atgacAGACACGCGTGGAGCACAGCGGCGGTGCGACAAAATGTCGCATCAGTTGAAAAGGTTTTACATTTTTAACTGCGACAACACTTATAAGTTAGAAATAGTGGAAAATTTTTTGCTTCAAGTAGAGGAAAAATATGGTTTCAAAATCTCAATTGATCGTCTTAATTTTGGACTACAACGAATGGTTGAAGTTTGCGAGAATACGTTACCCAAGCTGGTGATGGACGTCGCTGTCTTTGTTGTGCATGCAAACGAATCTCGTCTCTCCATCAACGAAGACAACGCTGGCATTGGTTACGCGAGATTCTACCGAGCTTTGCTTCAAAAAACGG ATGATAACGTGCTGATCGTGATAGGCGGAGACAGTTATTACAGAGATGAAAACGAAGAAGCGCGGTCTGTTATCTCGCGCTGGGCGAGAAGGAAGGTGGCTTCACAGTTCAGTGAGGAGTATACGGATGGAAGGCAAAGCTTTATCTTCTCTTGGGATGAAAAACACCGAATGATCCACGAGGAAGCGATGCGGCATTTTCTCGATCCTGGCAAAAGAGGATCCAAGTTTGAATACACACCTCCCAGGCCCTTGCCGAAGCCTATAGAACCTAAAGCTACCCAGCCCTTGCCAAAGCCCATACCACCAGTGATACCTCAGCAGCGCCTGTCGAAGCCCAAAACACCTGTGATCACCTTTGCAGGCAGGAATGTGAGGCAAGAG TCGTCTTTAGTTGAAAGTGATACAGAAATCCTTATTCAAAACGACGAAGAAGTCATTTACGGAG CAACTAGTTCGGTTTCTAGTGGGAGATCAGCTGGTGTTGAGACAGAGACCGTGTTACTGGAGACAAAAGTACGTTATGGAGAGATTTCTTACAACGATGAGGACGTCTTGCAGCGAAAAGATGGGTGGCGACCTTCAGAGAGACAGAGGTCAATCGTGATGGAAGATCTGAAGCCCTATGCTGTCCGCACAGTGAAGTTCTTCCGTACTGGTGGCGATCCCGCAGTTAAGTTTTCGTATGACAAGCGCACACTCCCGAGACTAGCAATCAGAGGCTACAACTGCTGCCTCATTTTTTGCTGGTGCATGTTCAAAGAATGCATGATCCCCTGTTTTTTATATCTGGTTCGCTGCCTTGGTTTCTTATGGGGTTGGTGCAGTGATAGGTTCAGAGGCAGCTAA
- the LOC140950710 gene encoding uncharacterized protein, translating into MGSDHFPENPKHKTLQKLTTDKRGEQRWCDKMSYPQKRFFLFNCDNTYNLEIVERFLLEVEEKYGFKFSVDRLYFGLQRMAEVCDRIIPTLDMDVAVFVVHANESRLSINEDNAGIGYARIYRTLLKKTDDNVLIVIGGDSYYRDENEEVRFVISRWARRKVASHFSEEYLDGRQSFIFSWDKKHRMIHEEAMRHFLDPGKRGSKFDYTLPRPLPKPIPPVIPQHLSKPKTTVATFAGRNVRQESSLVESNTEILIQDNEQDTYRVISSVISGRSAGVEVETVFLETKVRYGEISYNAKDVLQRKGGWRPSERQVSIVMEDLKPYAVRTVKFFRTGDNLAVKFSYDKLGPQDPLRECCVVCVRGVLEDYSERSIKEFNKKSRCQKYMLTCCCCFCVHLFLCCGMFNECMVMCYLALVCCLGSLWGWCTDRFRGR; encoded by the exons ATGGGGAGTGACCATTTCCCGGAAAATCCCAAACATAAAACATTACAAAAATTGACTACAGACAAGCGTGGAGAACAGCGTTGGTGCGACAAGATGTCATATCCGCAGAAAaggtttttcctttttaattgtGACAATACTTACAATTTAGAAATAGTAGAGAGGTTTTTGCTTGAAGTAGAGGAGAAATATGGCTTCAAATTCTCAGTTGATCGTCTTTATTTTGGTCTGCAACGAATGGCTGAGGTGTGCGACAGGATTATACCTACACTGGATATGGACGTCGCTGTCTTTGTTGTCCACGCAAACGAATCTCGTCTCTCTATCAACGAAGACAACGCTGGGATTGGTTACGCGAGAATCTATCGAACTTTGCTTAAAAAAACAG atgatAACGTGCTAATCGTGATAGGCGGAGACAGTTACTACAGAGATGAAAACGAAGAAGTACGGTTTGTCATCTCGCGCTGGGCGAGAAGGAAGGTGGCTTCTCATTTCAGTGAAGAGTATCTGGATGGAAGGCAAAGCTTTATCTTCTCTTGGGATAAAAAACACCGAATGATTCACGAGGAAGCAATGCGGCATTTCCTTGATCCTGGCAAAAGGGGATCCAAGTTTGACTACACACTTCCCAGGCCCTTGCCAAAGCCCATACCGCCTGTGATCCCTCAGCACCTGTCGAAGCCGAAAACAACTGTGGCCACCTTTGCAGGCAGGAATGTGAGGCAAGAG TCGTCTTTGGTGGAaagtaacacagaaatcctTATCCAAGACAACGAACAAGATACTTACCGAG TGATAAGTTCGGTTATTAGTGGGAGATCAGCTGGTGTCGAGGTAGAAACCGTTTTTCTGGAAACAAAAGTACGTTATGGAGAGATTTCGTACAACGCCAAGGACGTCCTACAGCGTAAAGGTGGGTGGCGACCTTCAGAGAGACAGGTGTCGATCGTGATGGAAGATCTGAAGCCCTATGCGGTCCGCACAGTGAAGTTCTTCCGTACTGGTGATAATCTCGCAGTTAAGTTTTCGTATGACAAGCTGGGACCCCAGGATCCCCTGCGGGAGTGCTGCGTGGTGTGTGTTCGTGGTGTTTTGGAGGACTACAGTGAAAGATCCATTAAAGAGTTCAATAAAAAGTCCAGATGCCAGAAATATATGCTCACCTGTTGCTGCTGCTTCTGCGTGCACCTCTTCCTTTGCTGTGGCATGTTTAACGAATGCATGGTCATGTGTTATTTAGCCCTGGTTTGCTGCCTTGGTTCCTTATGGGGTTGGTGTACTGATAGGTTCAGAGGCcgttaa
- the LOC140951143 gene encoding uncharacterized protein has product MLRQRKIHLFNCDQLYELSIIENLLNSSKPKLAFDLTVECHYFSLSEMAELSEKVIPALQIDFAFFVVHAHESRLSINDGRGYTKVYRALLQKTGGNLITVIGGDDNYKSEDEEERSVISLWARRIVSVQFSEEYLDGRKSFVFSWNKKHRPIHEEALKHIFDPSKNGEKFEYKLSANPDPPSQARRVTPAETIPTKAEENKSSSGSLPHQEKAKTPTYTAHGPGPLAGKLLFKSKLRHGRISFAPEDVEFSSPHFLGLPDDKKQRYLDNYSHIDEIQLKIVSGRPGNSLLVFVGDQGIEMGNNDLLRLKTRVIKGLVSFREDDVEFQYPGWKVPLNILEDLKRNSSTGRLFIISDERGNLRCKVKREVVDKLVDSVAKFSAILRSSNAFK; this is encoded by the exons ATGCTAAGACAGAGAAAGATCCATCTTTTTAACTGTGATCAGCTCTACGAGCTCAGTATCATCGAGAATTTACTCAACTCCTCGAAACCGAAACTGGCCTTCGATCTCACAGTGGAGTGTCACTACTTCTCCCTTTCTGAAATGGCTGAATTGAGCGAGAAAGTTATTCCCGCACTGCAGATCGATTTTGCTTTTTTCGTCGTTCACGCTCACGAGTCACGTCTGTCGATAAACGATGGCCGTGGTTACACCAAGGTATACAGAGCTCTATTGCAGAAAACAG GAGGTAATCTTATTACAGTCATTGGAGGAGATGACAACTACAAAAGTGAAGACGAGGAAGAGCGATCAGTTATCTCTCTCTGGGCCCGAAGAATTGTTTCTGTACAATTCAGCGAAGAATATTTGGATGGAAGGAAAAGCTTTGTATTTTCCTGGAACAAGAAACACAGGCCAATTCACGAGGAAGCTCTGAAACATATTTTTGATCCAAGCAAAAATGGTGAAAAGTTTGAATATAAACTGTCAGCAAACCCAGACCCTCCATCGCAGGCCAGACGAGTTACACCGGCTGAAACCATTCCCACCAAAGCGGAAGAGAACAAAAGCTCATCAGGATCATTACCTCATCAAGAAAAGg CTAAAACTCCCACCTATACCGCGCATGGACCTGGACCTTTGGCCGGCAAATTATTGTTTAAGAGCAAACTACGTCATGGTAGAATCTCATTTGCACCGGAAGATGTTGAGTTTTCAAGCCCTCACTTTTTGGGACTCCCTGATGATAAAAAGCAAAGATATCTGGATAACTACAGCCACATCGATGAGATTCAACTAAAAATCGTTTCCGGCCGGCCAGGGAATAGTTTGTTAGTTTTCGTTGGCGACCAAGGAATAGAGATGGGGAACAATGACTTACTCCGATTGAAAACTCGTGTAATCAAGGGTTTGGTATCTTTCCGTGAAGATGACGTCGAGTTTCAATATCCGGGCTGGAAAGTCCCTTTGAACATTCTTGAAgacttaaaaagaaattcttctACTGGCAGACTCTTCATTATATCTGACGAGAGAGGGAATTTAAGATGCAAGGTAAAGAGGGAAGTAGTGGATAAGTTAGTTGATAGTGTAGCTAAGTTTTCAGCCATTTTAAGGAGTTCGAACGCTTTCAAATGA